The following coding sequences are from one Rutidosis leptorrhynchoides isolate AG116_Rl617_1_P2 chromosome 11, CSIRO_AGI_Rlap_v1, whole genome shotgun sequence window:
- the LOC139874328 gene encoding uncharacterized protein yields the protein MAIVVRFVDREGYVKDRFLDLVHVKDTSALTLRNEILSSLSFHNLDVQDIRGQGYDGASNMRGEWNGLKASILKKNVLMPIMFTCHDQLQDAQISEIAHSVEIGELESGKGANRIQSLQRLGDTRWSSHYRSIHSLLKLYGPAIVVLHEIAISGSTPSQRGDASFALTELFSFDFVIVLHLMKKMMKTTDKLFQSIQRKSQDIVNALSLVSTTKLLIQNIIDQGWQSLMERVVVFCGSNSIQVPEMTHTYKDIIRSRSKKTM from the exons ATGGCAATTGTTGTGAGATTTGTAGATCGAGAGGGGTACGTAAAAGATAGATTTTTAGACTTAGTCCATGTAAAAGATACAAGTGCTTTAACtttgagaaatgaaatcttgtctTCTTTATCTTTTCATAACCTTGATGTTCAAGATATTCGAGGTCAAGGCTATGATGGAGCTAGTAACATGCGTGGAGAATGGAATGGGTTAAAAGCTTCAATATTGAAAAAAAATGTCCTTATGCCTATTATGTTCACT TGTCATGATCAGTTACAAGATGCACAGATTAGTGAAATTGCACATTCGGTAGAAATTGGAGAGCTTGAGAGTGGCAAAGGAGCAAATCGGATCCAAAGTTTGCAAAGACTTGGAGATACAAGATGGAGTTCACATTATCGATCCATACATAGCTTGTTGAAATTGTATGGTCCAGCCATTGTAGTTCTACATGAAATTGCTATTAGCGGGTCTACTCCTTCTCAAAGAGGTGATGCTTCTTTTGCTCTTACCGAATTATTTTCATTTGATTTTGTTATTGTTTTGcatttgatgaagaagatgatgaaaacaaCCGACAAGCTTTTTCAATCTATACAACGTAAATCTCAAGATATAGTTAATGCTTTAAGTTTAGTTTCCACAACAAAATTGTTGATTCAAAATATAATTGATCAAGGATGGCAATCACTTATGGAAAGAGTTGTTGTTTTTTGTGGATCTAATAGCATTCAAGTTCCTGAAATGACACATACTTACAAAGATATTATTCGATCTCGTTCAAAAAAGACAATGTGA